The genomic interval CAATAGACATGGCCCCCGCCCATCCCCTGGAAGAAACCATCTGTGCTCTTGTTCCGCCCGTCTGGCCACGTCCGGCGTCTCATAAATATACACCAGCACGCTGGTACGGCAACCTGCTTCAGCCCCGCGCAGACCTGATTGCGACTCTAAAGGAAAGCGAGCAGGACGCAGATTACGTGATCTGCCACACCGGCAGTGTGCCCCGAAGCGGCTTCAAATGGTTCGCCCCAGGGATGACCATGCGCCGGACTGCCGGCGAAGCGCCCTGCGGGCAACCCTATGCCCTGCCAGCCCGGGCTGCCCTGTTGGCGCTGGACCTGAATCTGGTCTTGAACATCAGCAGGCACAAAAAGCAGGGGCTCGCGTAAAGCATCGTGGCCAGAAGCGACCGGTCCAGAGTGCAACCGGAGGGCCGAGTCCGATCCGCATTCTCGCCAGTTCGCTTGTAAGCCCTTCCGCACCTCCGGGTCAATGTCCTTGAATCAGTGCTGAGACTGCTTCAAGCCCCAGACTTTAGGCCTGGAGTCCCTCTTGACCACGATTGAATCAGTAGAGACTATTGAGGCATCATCTCCTTAACGTATAGCAACTGAGCACCCTGTCCTGTACGTCAAATTGACGATACAAGTCATTCAGCCTGAGAGCCTGTCGGGGCGAGTCCCAGCCCTGCGAAGGTTTGTGCAACCCATATCCGCCGCCCAACACAAGGGCTGCATGTTGAGCCTGCCCGTGACCATCACGCCAGACCAGTACGGTGCCTGGAGCTTCACATTCTGTTGTCTTCGCTGTATACGCTGCCAGCCAGTCTTCGAACGGTTCACGCAGCATCCATTGGTGCTCGGCCCCTCGTACGCCTGCGCCGGCCATTACCGTACCGAAACAGTTCGGCCCACTTCCAGAAGGGAACGTTCCCGCGATTTCACGAACACGCGGCCATGCTGTACGTAAGGCACTCCAGATCTCTTCCGGTACCGCTTGATGCTCACAAGGCAAGCGGCCTTGGCTTGACCAGTGCGCGAGGAGCTCCCACTCACGTCCAGCAAGCAACGACGGCCACCACACAAAATGCTCGCCCCCAGCTTGCTCCTCCACTTCTGTCAAGAGATCACGCCAATCAGCAACACACAGCACTTCGCCGCGACCATGCTCAAGTTGAAGGCGCAGCAGTTCGGTGCGAGTGGCGAGTGGCAACGTCAGAAAGTCGGATTCGTTGAGCATCACGGCTTGAGGACAGGTCACGCCCCAGAGCTTGAACGTGTCGCGTCCTTCGGGCGAGAATGACGGTGCAGCTGAGATAATGAGTTTCAATGCCTGGCCCTGCGCTTCTGTCAGATAAAATGGTTGCTGTTCCGGAGCCAGCCAGTTCGCCCAGGACTCCAGGAGCGCCTGATCGATCGGAATATTCAGAATGCGCTGCATAGAGGGATCCTGACAGAAATCGCAGCTGACTGCAGCTCGGAGCCGGCCAGCATGGGATACATGTTCCCACCCTCGTTCAGACGCAGATCAATGATCCACCGCTCTGCGCCAGCCGCACCCAGTTCGGCGATCAGATCCTGAACCACGTCCTGATAAAGTCGTCCGTCCGGGAGGGTCCCATCACCAGTCTGAAGCTGCACCCTGCCCCGTCCTCACCCCTTCACAGCCCCCGCCCCCAGCAGCGCCGGCGGGCAGAGATCCAGGACCTCTGGCGCAGCCGCCAGTCCAGCAGCACCCGGCGATGGCTGCGCATGGTGGCCCTCTCGCCTGCCTGAAGTGCACTGGTCAATCATCGTCTCGGGCAGGTTGGCCCTCACTTCCTGATTGGCCTCCAATTTGCCCTGGGCTGCTCCACACGGGCGAGCGTCGTGTCCAGCCAAATGGCCGGGGCCGGTCCGCATTCTCGTCTGTTGGCCTGGACGGCGGGTGGTCTAATGCCCTCATGCGACTCCTGCCTCTGGCGCTCCTGTGTGCGGCCCTGCTCAGCGCCTGTCAGGACACCGCGCCGCCCCCCCGCATGCTGAGTGCCGATGAATTGCGCCCCATGTACCGCGACCTGCCGCGCGAAGCGCTGCCGCCGATCAGCAGCTCCGGGCTGGGCGAGACCTACACGCTGGGCGGCGTGGTCAAAGACTGGCAGGCCAGCCGGGACGTGGCCCTCTTTCTCGCCCCGTCCCAGCCGGGCAGCCCAGAGGGAGCAGCCGGCACCCTGACGGCCACTGGCCAGATCGAGGTGAGCGCTCCTCTGAATATCGCCCAGGGGTACGCCACGAAGCTGAGCGACTTGATTCGCAGCGAGGGAACGCTGTGCCCGGTCACCGAACTGAGTTGGAGCAGCAATCCAGAGGTGCAGGTGATGGTGGCGACGCTCCTGGTGCGCTGGGCGGACGTGAGTCTCCGGATGAACGCGGCGGCCTTGCGGCCCCAGACCTCGCCCGTGCCGGTGTGGGCCGATCTCCGCCCCAGCGTCACCCAGACCTCGGCGGGTTCCAGGACAGCGTTCCTGGTCTATTCCCCCGAGGAGGTGACGGTCCTGGGCGAGAACCGCTGCATCAG from Deinococcus humi carries:
- a CDS encoding S41 family peptidase is translated as MQLQTGDGTLPDGRLYQDVVQDLIAELGAAGAERWIIDLRLNEGGNMYPMLAGSELQSAAISVRIPLCSAF